From a single Thermococcus sp. LS1 genomic region:
- a CDS encoding M67 family metallopeptidase: MKLTIRQGNLKQIIETARKSEIEICGFLFGRKEQEEAIVEEIRFITNRLNSSTGFEMEPLEMVQAIDEAEERGLEVVGIFHSHLKCPPRPSGHDLPGMRLWPVVWLIVDDNGNYRAFVLEGEKVREVPVEIVGSITD; the protein is encoded by the coding sequence ATGAAGTTAACGATTCGACAAGGAAATCTAAAGCAGATTATCGAGACGGCAAGGAAATCCGAAATCGAAATATGCGGCTTCCTATTTGGGAGGAAGGAACAAGAGGAGGCTATTGTTGAAGAAATTCGCTTCATCACCAATCGCCTGAACTCATCCACGGGATTTGAAATGGAGCCCCTTGAGATGGTGCAGGCCATAGATGAGGCAGAAGAAAGGGGACTTGAAGTCGTCGGCATCTTCCACTCACACTTGAAGTGCCCGCCGAGGCCGAGCGGGCATGATCTGCCTGGTATGAGGCTCTGGCCAGTTGTGTGGCTGATAGTTGATGATAATGGGAACTACAGGGCTTTTGTGCTTGAGGGAGAGAAAGTGCGGGAAGTTCCGGTTGAAATTGTGGGTAGCATTACGGACTGA
- a CDS encoding transposase, which translates to MEVIRKLQGAYGLTLILMMYLYPPTIVGLLLLRGALEKLGREELGRAVRLSIAAFLLSVPLYVAKIFLGISGWAKVLGITPIETSPLVYNGVHVVFLFLQALSLYYLYKTLDVLAEMTEQTILKTAGLILILAIPMHFVSIKVYFAATLTGLVLILFGLENAKEAVAW; encoded by the coding sequence ATGGAAGTAATAAGAAAGCTCCAGGGAGCCTATGGGCTAACTCTAATTCTCATGATGTACCTCTACCCCCCCACTATAGTGGGCCTGCTCCTTCTTAGGGGAGCGCTCGAAAAGCTCGGCAGGGAAGAGCTCGGCCGCGCGGTTAGGCTTTCGATAGCTGCCTTCCTCCTCTCTGTGCCGCTCTACGTGGCAAAGATATTCCTGGGCATATCTGGCTGGGCGAAAGTGCTTGGGATAACCCCGATTGAAACGAGCCCGCTCGTTTACAACGGCGTTCACGTGGTCTTCCTGTTCCTGCAGGCGCTCTCGCTCTATTACCTCTACAAGACCCTCGATGTGCTTGCCGAGATGACCGAACAGACGATACTGAAAACCGCCGGACTGATTTTGATACTCGCAATCCCGATGCACTTCGTCAGCATCAAAGTCTACTTTGCCGCGACGCTAACTGGACTGGTGCTCATCCTGTTCGGTTTAGAAAATGCCAAGGAAGCAGTTGCATGGTAG